The nucleotide sequence TGAATAGGTTTCAACCAGACCTTCGTCCTTTAAACGATAAACGATTTTAGTTGTGGTCGACATTTTAGAGACAACCATTTCTGACAAATCAGAAACACTGGCATGTGGCTTTGATTTTAAGGCAAGAAGGATACGGCGGCGGGAATTGTCAACACCATATTTTTTTAGTGCATGATCGACATTAAGGACATATTGAGCATGAACCTGAGTTACCCAATAATATGGAAAGTTTTCTAAATTAAATTCT is from Acinetobacter lwoffii and encodes:
- a CDS encoding MarR family winged helix-turn-helix transcriptional regulator; protein product: MTKKYAKFLPCTEEFNLENFPYYWVTQVHAQYVLNVDHALKKYGVDNSRRRILLALKSKPHASVSDLSEMVVSKMSTTTKIVYRLKDEGLVETYSCEDDARITRVFLTDKGMQMTHKINDLTNVVLEQSFEGLTPLQIEKTMESLRHIFKNLAR